From Pempheris klunzingeri isolate RE-2024b chromosome 18, fPemKlu1.hap1, whole genome shotgun sequence, a single genomic window includes:
- the rab32a gene encoding ras-related protein Rab-32a has product MAGGSVSECKEYLFKVLVIGELGVGKTSIIKRYVHQLFSQHYRATIGVDFALKVINWDSKTLVRLQLWDIAGQERFGNMTRVYYKEAVGAFVVFDVTRGSTFEAVSKWKHDLDSKVKLANGNPIPSVLLANKCDQKKESSNNTALMDNFCKETGFLGWFETSAKDNINVDEAARFLVENILANDKGLPYEESNGERIKLEQETVAAESKSGCC; this is encoded by the exons ATGGCCGGGGGCTCGGTGTCTGAGTGTAAGGAGTACTTGTTCAAAGTGCTGGTGATCGGGGAGTTAGGCGTCGGGAAAACGAGCATCATCAAACGCTACGTACACCAGCTTTTCTCCCAACACTACAGGGCGACGATCGGGGTCGACTTTGCACTAAAAGTCATCAACTGGGACAGCAAAACGCTGGTCAGGTTACAGCTGTGGGACATCGCAG GTCAGGAGCGATTTGGGAACATGACGCGAGTGTACTACAAAGAGGCTGTGGGGGCATTTGTGGTGTTCGATGTGACAAGGGGCTCCACGTTTGAGGCAGTTTCTAAATGGAAGCATGACCTGGACAGCAAGGTGAAGCTGGCTAATGGCAACCCCATCCCTTCAGTGCTGCTCGCCAATAAATGCGACCAGAAGAAAGAGAGCTCCAACAACACAGCCCTAATGGACAATTTCTGCAAAGAGACTGGCTTTCTGGGCTGGTTTGAAACCTCAGCTAAG GACAACATCAACGTGGACGAGGCAGCACGTTTCCTGGTAGAGAATATCTTGGCTAATGACAAAGGTTTGCCATATGAAGAGAGCAATGGAGAGCGGATCAAACTGGAGCAGGAGACTGTGGCCGCTGAGAGCAAGTCGGGCTGCTGCTAA